From a single Nicotiana tomentosiformis chromosome 2, ASM39032v3, whole genome shotgun sequence genomic region:
- the LOC138906046 gene encoding uncharacterized protein encodes MLKQIHSNIPLVDMLYEVPKYVKYIKDIAANKRRLTEFETVALSEECTSRIQHKLPQKLKDPGSSTIPVRIGEFYVGRDLCDLGASINVMSLSVFKQLGLGSPRPTTVMLQLAYRSYVYPEGVIEDVLLQIGKFIFHVDFIILDYVADELVPIILG; translated from the coding sequence ATGCTGAAGCAGATACACTCGAACATTCCTTTGGTGGACATGCTCTATGAGGTCCcaaaatatgtgaaatatattaAGGACATAGCGGCAAATAAAAGGAGGTTAACTGAGTTTGAGACTGTAGCACTTAGTGAGGAGTGCACTTCCAGGATTCAACATAAGCTTccacaaaagcttaaggatccgggTAGTTCTACTATCCCCGTGAGGATTGGTGAATTTTATGTAGGTAGAgacttgtgtgatttgggtgcaagtatCAATGTGATGTCATTGTCAGTATTCAAACAATTGGGCTTAGGATCTCCGAGACCCACCACGGTGATGCTACAATTAGCTTATAGATCTTATGTTTATCCTGAGGGGGTAATTGAGGATGTCTTGCTGCAGATTGGGAAGTTTATTTTTCATGTAGATTTTATCATCCTAGATTACGTGGCTGATGAGTTAGTTCCTATCATCTTAGGATGA